The proteins below come from a single Shinella zoogloeoides genomic window:
- a CDS encoding DUF3307 domain-containing protein, translated as MIDIPDQIPTLWIAAASAAFLAKHFLADFLLQTDWMAAGKDRPAGWFLPLAAHAGVHGALTAALFLSVYPPLAWLGLADAVVHGAIDRLKSLAARRAKVTPRQAGFWWLFGADQTLHHLTHIGLAILLAAAAR; from the coding sequence ATGATCGACATACCGGACCAAATCCCGACCCTATGGATCGCCGCCGCCTCGGCGGCGTTCCTGGCGAAACATTTCCTTGCGGATTTCCTCCTCCAGACGGACTGGATGGCGGCGGGCAAGGACCGGCCGGCGGGCTGGTTCCTGCCCCTTGCCGCCCATGCGGGCGTGCACGGCGCATTAACCGCCGCGCTCTTCCTCTCCGTCTATCCGCCCCTCGCCTGGCTCGGTCTCGCCGATGCCGTCGTGCACGGCGCGATCGACCGGCTGAAGAGCCTTGCGGCAAGACGCGCGAAGGTCACGCCGCGTCAGGCCGGTTTCTGGTGGCTTTTCGGTGCGGACCAGACGCTGCACCACCTCACCCATATCGGACTGGCGATCCTGCTCGCCGCCGCCGCGCGTTAG
- a CDS encoding helix-turn-helix domain-containing protein, with the protein MNSADKLPSHSVLAEAGADCRRKSQLFAETLDPIFRTTMETPEHLGDFRAGLSTYFMGPALFLVADMLGTNYTFSRDPGRIARSGLDLIFVQLTLEGSDLRMLGGEAMTVEAGDISLFDLSRPMHSETRHCRNLTLVLPRHLLFGSEVQNDALHGLVLKGSTSIARLIGSHMRALFADMADITQAEAPAIVTATANLVTDLIAPQVAVRSQPSPTVRGAVIMEIRRYIEQNIAMPDLGPEHLCKVFGLSRASLYRLFEPIGGVTDHIRTRRLRAAFDMLANDGKRTVGEIAYACGFADISAFSRTFRHQFGMSPSEVREMDRKSPLARGSLEKQAATSVHDWLRIVGSL; encoded by the coding sequence ATGAATTCCGCCGACAAGCTGCCCTCTCATTCCGTCCTTGCCGAAGCCGGCGCGGATTGCCGCCGGAAGAGCCAGCTCTTTGCTGAGACGCTGGATCCGATCTTTCGCACGACGATGGAAACGCCGGAACATCTCGGCGATTTCCGTGCGGGCCTTTCGACCTACTTCATGGGGCCGGCGCTTTTCCTCGTCGCCGACATGCTGGGCACGAACTATACGTTCTCCCGCGATCCCGGCCGCATCGCCCGAAGCGGGCTCGACCTCATCTTCGTCCAGTTGACCCTGGAAGGCAGCGACCTGCGCATGCTGGGCGGTGAGGCGATGACTGTGGAGGCCGGCGACATCTCGCTCTTCGACCTGTCGCGCCCCATGCATTCCGAGACCCGGCACTGTCGCAACCTCACGCTCGTCCTGCCCCGCCACCTGCTTTTCGGCAGCGAGGTCCAGAACGATGCGCTGCACGGTCTCGTGCTCAAGGGCTCCACGAGCATCGCGCGCCTGATCGGCAGCCATATGCGCGCCCTGTTCGCGGATATGGCCGATATCACGCAGGCCGAGGCGCCGGCCATCGTCACCGCCACCGCCAACCTCGTCACCGATCTCATCGCCCCGCAGGTGGCCGTGCGCAGCCAGCCTTCGCCCACCGTGCGCGGCGCCGTCATCATGGAAATCCGGCGCTACATCGAACAGAACATCGCCATGCCGGATCTCGGGCCGGAGCATCTGTGCAAGGTGTTCGGCCTGTCGCGCGCCTCGCTCTACAGGCTTTTCGAGCCGATCGGGGGCGTCACGGACCACATCCGCACCCGGCGCCTGCGCGCCGCCTTCGACATGCTGGCGAACGACGGCAAGCGCACGGTCGGCGAGATCGCCTATGCCTGCGGTTTTGCCGATATTTCCGCCTTTTCGCGCACCTTCCGCCACCAGTTCGGCATGAGCCCGAGCGAGGTGCGCGAGATGGACCGCAAAAGCCCCCTCGCCCGTGGTTCCCTCGAAAAGCAGGCCGCGACCTCCGTGCACGACTGGTTGCGTATCGTCGGTTCGCTGTAG
- a CDS encoding transaminase: MERAKLEARARALIEAEAEIFRARRPRSAASHDETTSGFFDGVPQHWMLDWPTPFPLVVDQASGAELVDIDGNRIVDVCLGDTGAMFGHGPAPVLEALRNAGTRGLTTMLPSSDAQVVGRLLVERFGLPRWQLGATASDANRFAIRVARAVTGRAKLLVFDGCYHGAVDDTLVDLVDGRTVSRRNLLGQVRDLGELTVSIPFNDEAALEKALAAQDIACVLAEPVMTNCGMIPPAPGFHDALRRLTRDAGTLLLIDETHTISTGLGGYTKVHGLEPDLMVMGKPIGGGVPVSVWGMTQAISDRLHVIRREQSGHGHSGIGTTLSGSALQLACLRACLEQVMTEEAYNTMQARADRIESGFKAAIAAAGLDWTVSRVGARLEVVFSPAPVTNAAEARAAASDTIEAALHLSMLNLGYLLTPFHNMVLVSPALSQSQADGLVSAFATVTARLVERRAAA, encoded by the coding sequence ATGGAGAGGGCGAAGCTGGAGGCGCGCGCCCGCGCGCTCATCGAGGCGGAAGCGGAAATTTTCCGCGCAAGGCGGCCACGCTCGGCGGCATCGCATGACGAAACGACGTCGGGCTTCTTCGACGGCGTGCCGCAGCACTGGATGCTCGATTGGCCGACGCCCTTCCCTCTCGTCGTCGATCAGGCCAGCGGCGCGGAGCTCGTCGATATCGACGGCAACCGCATCGTCGATGTCTGCCTCGGCGATACCGGCGCCATGTTCGGCCACGGCCCGGCACCGGTGCTGGAGGCGCTGAGGAATGCCGGCACGCGCGGCCTCACCACCATGCTGCCGTCCTCGGATGCGCAGGTAGTCGGCCGCCTTCTGGTCGAGCGCTTCGGCCTGCCGCGCTGGCAGCTCGGCGCCACGGCGAGCGACGCCAACCGCTTCGCGATCCGCGTCGCCCGCGCCGTTACCGGGCGTGCGAAACTGCTGGTCTTCGATGGCTGCTACCACGGCGCGGTGGACGACACGCTGGTCGATCTCGTCGACGGCAGGACCGTCTCGCGCCGCAACCTGCTCGGCCAGGTCCGCGACCTCGGCGAACTGACCGTCTCCATTCCGTTCAACGACGAGGCGGCGCTGGAAAAGGCGCTCGCCGCGCAGGACATCGCCTGCGTGCTCGCCGAGCCGGTGATGACCAATTGCGGCATGATCCCGCCCGCGCCCGGCTTCCATGATGCGCTGCGGCGTCTGACGCGCGACGCTGGGACGCTTCTCCTCATCGACGAGACGCACACCATTTCCACCGGCCTTGGCGGCTATACGAAGGTGCACGGCCTTGAACCCGACCTCATGGTCATGGGCAAGCCCATCGGCGGCGGCGTTCCCGTCAGCGTCTGGGGCATGACGCAGGCGATTTCCGACAGGCTGCACGTCATTCGCCGCGAGCAGAGCGGCCATGGCCATTCCGGCATCGGCACGACGCTTTCGGGCAGCGCGCTGCAACTCGCCTGCCTGCGCGCCTGCCTGGAGCAGGTCATGACGGAAGAGGCGTACAACACGATGCAGGCGCGCGCCGATCGTATCGAGAGCGGCTTCAAGGCGGCGATCGCCGCGGCCGGCCTCGACTGGACGGTTTCGCGCGTCGGCGCCCGGCTGGAGGTCGTTTTCTCGCCCGCGCCGGTCACGAATGCCGCCGAGGCGCGTGCCGCCGCCTCGGACACGATCGAGGCCGCATTGCACCTTTCCATGCTCAATCTCGGCTACCTGTTGACGCCCTTCCACAACATGGTGCTGGTCAGCCCCGCTCTTTCGCAGAGCCAGGCCGATGGCCTGGTGAGCGCGTTTGCGACCGTCACGGCACGTCTCGTCGAGCGGAGGGCCGCCGCGTGA
- a CDS encoding glutamine synthetase family protein, with translation MSRDLAARPPEAADIAEAEAFLAAHPEITAFDLVLIDLNGIARGKIIRRHELLPIFRSGRHLPGSILGLDVTGEDVEETGLVWADGDADRRAWPIAGSLVPLPWTNPPRGEVRLALFELDGTPMAADPRHALARQVTRLEADGFHPVLAYELEFYLLDRERAADGNFQPLRLPLSGERPDGIQVYGVAELDRLEPFIDAVYRGAEAQGLPVETMISEYAQGQFELTLRHGSALRAADDLVMLKRLLRALAVRHGMMACFMAKPFAGRAGSGMHVHASLADAEGNNRFADRNEALSPLLKHAVAGLLETMQESMLVFAPHFNSWRRFSAQSYAPTTPTWGTNNRSVAVRIPAGSPAGRHLEQRAAGIDSNPYLVGATVLAGMRKGILAKANPGPETTAYAESAGDELPPDWKSAIETAARSPFLKGALGERLHHVFLALKRAEYRRFANEVTALERMLYGEVV, from the coding sequence GTGAGCCGCGATCTTGCCGCCCGCCCTCCGGAAGCCGCCGACATCGCGGAGGCGGAAGCGTTCCTCGCGGCCCATCCGGAAATCACCGCGTTCGATCTCGTCCTGATCGACCTCAACGGCATCGCGCGCGGAAAAATCATTCGGCGGCACGAATTGCTGCCGATCTTCCGCTCCGGCCGGCACCTGCCCGGCTCCATCCTCGGCCTTGATGTCACCGGCGAGGATGTAGAGGAAACCGGCCTCGTCTGGGCGGATGGCGATGCCGATCGTCGCGCCTGGCCGATTGCCGGCTCGCTGGTGCCCCTGCCCTGGACCAACCCGCCGCGTGGCGAAGTCCGGCTTGCCCTTTTCGAGTTGGACGGCACGCCGATGGCGGCCGATCCGCGCCATGCGCTCGCCCGCCAGGTAACGCGGCTCGAAGCCGACGGCTTTCACCCGGTGCTCGCCTATGAGCTGGAATTCTACCTGCTCGACAGGGAGCGCGCCGCGGACGGCAATTTCCAGCCGTTGCGCCTGCCGCTTTCCGGCGAACGGCCGGACGGCATCCAGGTCTACGGTGTTGCCGAGCTCGATCGGCTGGAGCCCTTCATCGATGCCGTTTACCGCGGTGCCGAGGCACAGGGCCTGCCGGTCGAAACCATGATCTCGGAATATGCCCAGGGCCAGTTCGAGCTGACGCTCCGTCATGGAAGCGCCTTGCGGGCGGCAGACGACCTCGTGATGCTGAAGCGCCTCCTGCGCGCTCTAGCCGTGCGCCATGGCATGATGGCCTGCTTCATGGCAAAACCCTTCGCCGGTCGCGCCGGCTCCGGCATGCATGTCCATGCGAGCCTTGCCGATGCCGAGGGCAACAACCGCTTCGCCGATCGAAACGAGGCCCTCTCGCCGCTCCTGAAACACGCGGTCGCCGGCCTGTTGGAGACGATGCAGGAGTCCATGCTCGTCTTCGCGCCGCACTTCAATTCCTGGCGGCGCTTTTCCGCCCAGAGCTATGCGCCGACGACACCGACCTGGGGCACCAACAACCGCAGCGTCGCCGTGCGCATTCCAGCAGGCTCCCCGGCGGGCCGCCACCTGGAGCAGCGCGCCGCCGGGATCGATTCCAATCCCTATCTCGTCGGAGCGACCGTCCTTGCCGGCATGCGCAAGGGTATTCTCGCAAAGGCCAATCCTGGCCCGGAAACGACCGCCTATGCCGAATCGGCGGGCGACGAGCTGCCGCCGGACTGGAAGAGCGCCATAGAGACGGCGGCCCGCTCGCCCTTCCTGAAGGGCGCCCTCGGCGAGCGCCTGCACCACGTCTTCCTCGCCCTCAAACGCGCCGAATACCGTCGTTTTGCCAACGAAGTGACTGCGCTGGAGCGCATGCTTTACGGCGAAGTCGTCTGA
- a CDS encoding type II toxin-antitoxin system RelE/ParE family toxin: MQVVWTRRYLQELEAIADYIAERNPVAAAKVATMIHTRTGRFLSDNPFIGRVGEIAGTRELVVPGTPYIVAYRVLETRVEVLFVQHGAREWPETF, from the coding sequence TTGCAGGTCGTCTGGACCCGGCGCTATCTCCAAGAGCTCGAAGCAATTGCCGACTACATAGCGGAGCGAAATCCCGTTGCGGCCGCAAAGGTCGCAACCATGATCCATACGCGGACCGGGCGTTTCCTCTCGGACAATCCCTTTATCGGCCGGGTCGGAGAGATCGCGGGAACGCGGGAGCTTGTCGTCCCCGGCACGCCTTACATCGTAGCCTATAGGGTGCTCGAAACGCGGGTCGAAGTCCTCTTCGTACAGCACGGCGCGCGCGAATGGCCAGAAACTTTCTGA
- a CDS encoding CopG family ribbon-helix-helix protein codes for MDERNDISKDLDRRIDALAARSSLTRSQIIEDALAHGRSLAWQERWIAGVEAGLADAERGDFASEEEIALVLNKHTRR; via the coding sequence ATGGACGAACGCAACGACATCTCCAAGGACCTCGACCGCCGCATCGATGCGCTTGCGGCGCGGTCATCCTTGACCCGCAGCCAGATCATCGAGGACGCACTCGCGCATGGCCGCTCGCTCGCATGGCAGGAGCGATGGATCGCGGGCGTGGAGGCCGGCCTTGCGGATGCCGAGCGCGGCGACTTCGCCTCCGAGGAGGAGATCGCTCTCGTTCTCAACAAGCATACACGTCGCTGA
- a CDS encoding alpha-hydroxy acid oxidase yields MSVMQALTIAELKEQARRRVPKMFFEYADSGAWTEGTYRANEDDFHKIKLRQRVLVDMYNRSLASEMIGETVSMPVALAPTGFTGMQHSDGEMLAAQAAEEAGVPFTLSTMSICSIEDVRSVTTKPFWFQLYVMQDKEFVHNLIDRAKAAGCSALVLTLDLQILGQRHKDLRNGLSAPPRFTPKHLWQMATRPFWCLDMLGTKRHTFGNIVGHAKGVTDLSSLSSWTSEQFDPQLSWKDIEWIRDRWGGKLILKGILDEEDARMSLDSGADAIIVSNHGGRQLDGAASSISMLPRIVDAVGDRMEVHLDGGIRSGQDVLKALCYGAKGTYIGRPFLYGLGAGGKAGVRRALEIIRKELDITMALCGERDVKNLSRNNLHKD; encoded by the coding sequence ATGAGCGTAATGCAGGCCCTGACGATCGCCGAATTGAAGGAACAGGCGCGCCGCCGCGTGCCGAAGATGTTCTTCGAATATGCCGATTCCGGTGCCTGGACCGAGGGGACCTACCGCGCCAACGAGGACGACTTCCACAAGATCAAGCTGCGCCAGCGCGTGCTCGTCGACATGTACAACCGGTCGCTGGCAAGCGAGATGATCGGCGAGACGGTGTCCATGCCCGTCGCCCTGGCGCCGACCGGGTTTACCGGCATGCAGCATTCCGACGGCGAGATGCTCGCCGCGCAGGCGGCGGAAGAGGCGGGCGTTCCCTTCACGCTCTCCACCATGAGCATCTGCTCGATCGAGGACGTGCGCTCCGTGACGACGAAGCCATTCTGGTTCCAGCTCTATGTGATGCAGGACAAGGAATTCGTCCACAACCTCATCGACCGCGCCAAGGCCGCCGGCTGCTCGGCGCTCGTCCTGACGCTCGACCTGCAGATCCTCGGCCAGCGCCACAAGGACCTGCGAAACGGCCTTTCGGCTCCGCCGCGCTTCACGCCGAAACATCTCTGGCAGATGGCGACAAGACCGTTCTGGTGCCTCGACATGCTCGGCACCAAGCGCCACACCTTCGGCAACATCGTCGGCCATGCCAAGGGCGTGACGGACCTCTCCTCGCTCTCCTCCTGGACCTCGGAGCAGTTCGACCCGCAGCTGTCCTGGAAGGACATCGAGTGGATCCGCGATCGCTGGGGCGGCAAGCTGATCCTCAAGGGCATCCTCGACGAGGAGGACGCGCGCATGTCGCTCGACAGCGGCGCGGATGCGATCATCGTCTCCAATCACGGCGGCCGCCAGCTCGACGGCGCTGCTTCCTCGATCAGCATGCTGCCGCGCATCGTCGATGCCGTCGGCGACCGGATGGAGGTCCATCTCGACGGCGGCATCCGCTCCGGCCAGGACGTGCTGAAGGCGCTCTGCTACGGCGCCAAGGGCACCTATATCGGCCGCCCCTTCCTCTACGGCCTCGGCGCCGGCGGCAAGGCGGGCGTGCGCCGCGCGCTCGAAATCATCCGCAAGGAACTCGACATCACCATGGCGCTATGCGGCGAACGCGATGTGAAGAACCTGTCACGCAACAACCTCCACAAGGATTGA
- the fba gene encoding class II fructose-bisphosphate aldolase (catalyzes the reversible aldol condensation of dihydroxyacetonephosphate and glyceraldehyde 3-phosphate in the Calvin cycle, glycolysis, and/or gluconeogenesis) has protein sequence MALITMRQLLDHAAENDYALPAFNVNNLEYVQAVMRAADATDSPVILQASRGARSYAGDAFLRHLILGAAEEYPHIPVCLHLDHGDQPSTCISAITNGFTSVMMDGSLLADGKTVASYDYNVDVTAEVVKIAHAAGVSVEGELGCLGNLETGAGDKEDGHGFEGKLSREELLTDPDQALDFVSRTGVDALAVAIGTSHGAYKFTRAPDGDILSIETIANINRKLPNTHLVMHGSSSVPQDLQDLFTAYGGEMKQTWGVPVAEIQKAIPLGVRKVNIDTDLRLAMTGTIRKNFKEKPDNFDPRTYLKPATARMTEVCRERFEAFRTAGKASSIRIKRLPAMAKFYATK, from the coding sequence ATGGCATTGATCACCATGCGGCAATTGCTCGATCACGCAGCGGAGAACGACTACGCACTGCCGGCATTCAATGTGAACAACCTGGAGTATGTCCAGGCGGTCATGCGTGCGGCGGACGCGACGGACTCCCCGGTGATCCTGCAGGCGAGCCGCGGTGCGCGCTCCTATGCGGGCGATGCGTTCCTGCGCCACCTCATCCTCGGCGCCGCTGAAGAATATCCGCACATCCCGGTCTGCCTGCATCTCGATCATGGCGACCAGCCGTCCACCTGCATCTCCGCCATCACCAACGGCTTCACCTCCGTCATGATGGACGGCTCGCTGCTCGCCGACGGAAAGACCGTCGCCAGCTACGACTACAATGTCGACGTGACGGCGGAAGTCGTGAAGATCGCCCATGCGGCCGGCGTCTCGGTCGAAGGCGAGCTTGGATGTCTCGGCAACCTCGAAACCGGTGCCGGCGACAAGGAAGACGGCCATGGCTTCGAGGGCAAGCTTTCGCGTGAAGAGCTGCTGACAGATCCGGACCAGGCGCTGGACTTCGTCTCAAGGACAGGCGTCGACGCGCTCGCCGTCGCCATCGGCACCAGCCACGGCGCCTACAAGTTCACCCGCGCGCCGGATGGCGACATCCTGTCGATCGAGACGATCGCCAACATCAACAGGAAGCTGCCGAACACGCACCTCGTCATGCACGGCTCCTCCTCGGTGCCGCAGGACCTGCAGGACCTCTTCACCGCCTATGGCGGCGAGATGAAGCAGACCTGGGGCGTCCCGGTCGCCGAAATCCAGAAGGCGATCCCGCTCGGCGTTCGCAAGGTCAACATCGACACGGACCTGCGCCTCGCCATGACCGGCACGATCCGCAAAAACTTCAAGGAAAAGCCGGACAATTTCGATCCGCGCACCTACCTGAAGCCGGCAACCGCCCGCATGACGGAAGTCTGCAGGGAGCGCTTCGAAGCCTTCCGTACCGCCGGCAAGGCCTCCAGCATCCGCATCAAGCGCCTGCCCGCCATGGCGAAGTTCTACGCCACGAAGTAA
- a CDS encoding DNA translocase FtsK — translation MRISRTNFYPILETEGENDEQSLQYSYENNTLPEEVPEADDWHAAHEPVANDEDYRPRFRSPALRGYDPGQYTDGSWESHFYMAPNVRFTRTPDKVAAKIEEAAAEEVLTIEPAVTEPDPVQPVQTASPQTTPAQPSQFSQTELLQRLRDALEDRRRRDQPVATPPVDPVPQFVQSVVAAARNTVPADAAVVFKPATPVQAPVAAPEPAVAQVVPAVRPAVKADIREAISRFAHLSDHAFFETLAPAVEIADVPVKPVVTVVRMPAPTPVPAPVVVATRPPVEERRVDPASIASHFRVVECRPALTRPAAVETFAAIPEIKAEPVAAIATPVVEAVAEPVSAVIEIKPAAVAITPAAVVEPVRETPSSVLSRARPFQVTMATPAGDTYEYPPRELLQEPPRTVGFVLTQEQLEQNAGLLESVLEDFGVRGEIIHVRPGPVVTLYEFEPAPGVKSSRVIGLADDIARSMSALSARVAVVPGRNVIGIELPNTTRETVYFREMIDSPDFAKTGFKLPICLGKTIGGEPVIAELAKMPHLLVAGTTGSGKSVAINTMILSLLYRFRPEECRLIMVDPKMLELSIYDGIPHLLTPVVTDPKKAVMALKWAVREMEDRYRKMSRLGVRNIDGYNNRVALARDKGETIAISVQTGFDKGTGEAINEEQELSLEPMPYIVVIVDEMADLMMVAGKEIEGAIQRLAQMARAAGIHLIMATQRPSVDVITGTIKANFPTRISFQVTSKIDSRTILGEQGAEQLLGQGDMLHMAGGGRISRVHGPFVSDEEVEKVVLHLKAQGRPEYLETVTADEEEEEDEKPAAGGAVFDKGDIAAEDGDDLYEKAVKVVMRDRKCSTSYIQRRLAVGYNRAASLVERMEKEGLVGPANHVGKREIITGERSSFPAPETGDED, via the coding sequence ATGCGTATTTCCAGAACAAACTTCTATCCCATCCTCGAGACCGAAGGGGAGAACGACGAGCAATCGTTGCAATACTCCTATGAAAACAACACCCTGCCGGAGGAGGTTCCCGAGGCAGACGATTGGCATGCCGCCCATGAGCCGGTCGCCAACGACGAAGACTATCGCCCGCGGTTCCGCTCGCCGGCGCTGCGCGGCTACGACCCCGGCCAATATACCGACGGAAGCTGGGAGAGCCATTTCTACATGGCGCCGAATGTCCGCTTCACACGTACCCCGGACAAGGTCGCCGCGAAGATCGAGGAGGCCGCTGCCGAAGAGGTCCTGACGATCGAGCCCGCCGTCACCGAGCCCGATCCGGTGCAGCCTGTCCAGACCGCATCGCCGCAGACCACTCCGGCCCAGCCGTCGCAGTTCTCCCAGACGGAACTACTGCAGCGCCTGCGCGACGCCCTCGAGGACCGCCGCCGCCGCGACCAGCCGGTCGCCACGCCCCCTGTCGATCCGGTCCCGCAATTCGTCCAGTCCGTCGTTGCCGCCGCCAGGAACACGGTTCCGGCCGATGCCGCCGTCGTGTTCAAGCCGGCCACTCCGGTCCAGGCGCCCGTCGCCGCGCCGGAACCGGCCGTGGCGCAGGTCGTCCCCGCCGTCCGGCCGGCCGTAAAGGCCGATATCCGCGAGGCGATCAGCCGCTTCGCCCACCTTTCCGACCACGCCTTCTTCGAGACGCTGGCCCCGGCGGTGGAGATCGCCGACGTGCCGGTAAAGCCGGTCGTCACCGTCGTGCGCATGCCCGCCCCGACGCCGGTTCCCGCACCAGTGGTCGTCGCGACCCGCCCGCCCGTGGAAGAAAGACGCGTGGACCCGGCATCTATCGCGTCGCACTTCCGCGTCGTCGAATGCCGCCCGGCCCTGACCCGTCCGGCAGCCGTCGAGACGTTTGCGGCCATTCCCGAGATCAAGGCCGAGCCGGTCGCCGCCATCGCGACGCCGGTTGTCGAAGCCGTCGCGGAGCCCGTTTCGGCCGTCATCGAGATCAAGCCCGCGGCGGTGGCCATCACCCCGGCCGCCGTCGTGGAGCCGGTACGTGAGACGCCGTCGTCGGTGCTGTCGCGCGCCCGGCCGTTCCAGGTCACCATGGCGACGCCCGCTGGCGACACCTACGAATATCCGCCGCGCGAACTGCTGCAGGAGCCGCCGCGCACCGTCGGCTTCGTGCTGACGCAGGAACAGCTCGAACAGAATGCCGGCCTGCTGGAAAGCGTGCTGGAAGATTTCGGCGTGCGCGGCGAGATCATCCACGTTCGCCCCGGCCCGGTCGTCACGCTCTACGAATTCGAGCCGGCGCCCGGCGTCAAATCCTCGCGCGTCATCGGCCTTGCCGACGATATCGCCCGCTCCATGTCGGCACTTTCCGCCCGCGTCGCGGTCGTGCCCGGCCGCAACGTCATCGGCATCGAGCTGCCGAACACGACCCGCGAAACCGTCTATTTCCGCGAGATGATCGACTCGCCCGATTTCGCCAAGACCGGCTTCAAGCTGCCGATCTGCCTTGGCAAGACCATCGGCGGCGAGCCCGTCATCGCCGAGCTCGCCAAGATGCCGCACCTGCTTGTCGCCGGCACCACCGGTTCGGGCAAGTCCGTTGCCATCAACACCATGATCCTGTCGCTGCTCTACCGGTTCCGCCCGGAAGAATGCCGCCTGATCATGGTCGATCCGAAAATGCTGGAACTGTCGATCTATGACGGCATCCCGCACCTCCTGACCCCTGTCGTCACCGATCCCAAAAAGGCCGTCATGGCGCTGAAATGGGCGGTGCGCGAGATGGAGGACCGCTACAGGAAGATGTCCCGCCTCGGCGTGCGCAACATCGACGGCTACAACAACCGCGTCGCCCTCGCACGCGACAAGGGCGAGACGATCGCGATCAGCGTGCAGACCGGCTTCGACAAGGGAACCGGCGAGGCGATCAACGAGGAGCAGGAACTCTCCCTCGAGCCGATGCCCTATATCGTCGTCATCGTCGACGAGATGGCCGACCTGATGATGGTCGCCGGCAAGGAGATCGAAGGCGCGATCCAGCGGCTCGCCCAGATGGCCCGCGCCGCCGGCATCCACCTCATCATGGCGACGCAGCGTCCCTCGGTCGATGTCATCACCGGCACGATCAAGGCGAACTTCCCGACCCGCATCTCCTTCCAGGTGACGTCGAAGATCGACAGCCGCACCATCCTCGGCGAACAGGGGGCAGAACAGCTGCTCGGCCAGGGCGACATGCTGCACATGGCCGGCGGCGGACGCATCTCCCGCGTCCACGGCCCCTTCGTCTCCGACGAGGAAGTGGAAAAGGTCGTGCTGCACCTCAAGGCGCAGGGCCGTCCGGAATATCTGGAGACGGTCACCGCCGACGAGGAGGAGGAAGAGGACGAGAAGCCGGCGGCCGGCGGTGCGGTGTTCGACAAGGGCGACATCGCGGCCGAGGACGGCGACGACCTCTACGAAAAGGCCGTCAAGGTCGTCATGCGCGATCGCAAGTGCTCGACCTCCTATATCCAGCGGCGCCTGGCCGTCGGTTACAACCGTGCCGCGTCCCTGGTCGAGCGCATGGAGAAGGAAGGGCTCGTCGGCCCCGCCAACCATGTCGGCAAGCGCGAGATCATCACCGGCGAGCGCAGCAGCTTCCCCGCTCCGGAAACCGGCGACGAGGACTAA
- the mnhG gene encoding monovalent cation/H(+) antiporter subunit G: protein MSTIEHAGDLPAWAAFLVSFFLVVGAGLTLIGTIGFSRLPTFYERIHAPTLGSSWGVGGIVMASMIFFTVLATRPVVHEILIGIFVTVTTPVTLMLLARAALHRDRAESNPDVPAEAPVEPDAAEGQPAAGE, encoded by the coding sequence ATGAGCACGATCGAACATGCCGGCGACCTGCCCGCCTGGGCCGCGTTCCTCGTCTCCTTCTTCCTCGTCGTCGGCGCAGGGCTGACGCTCATCGGTACGATCGGCTTCTCGCGCCTGCCAACCTTCTACGAGCGCATCCATGCGCCGACGCTCGGATCGAGCTGGGGCGTGGGCGGCATCGTCATGGCTTCGATGATCTTCTTCACGGTGCTCGCCACGCGTCCCGTCGTGCATGAAATCCTCATCGGCATCTTCGTGACCGTCACCACCCCCGTCACGCTCATGCTGCTTGCCCGCGCCGCCTTGCATCGGGACCGGGCCGAGAGCAATCCGGACGTGCCCGCCGAGGCTCCGGTTGAGCCCGACGCGGCAGAAGGTCAGCCCGCCGCCGGCGAGTGA
- a CDS encoding K+/H+ antiporter subunit F, whose amino-acid sequence MSQTILVWSITFAQVCLVLAMALAALRMSRGPRAQDRVLALDTLYVNSMLLLLVFGIRTGKVIYFEAALVIGMLGFVATVALAKFLMRGEVIE is encoded by the coding sequence ATGAGCCAAACCATCCTCGTCTGGTCCATCACCTTCGCTCAGGTCTGCCTGGTGCTCGCCATGGCGCTGGCGGCGCTGCGCATGTCCCGCGGGCCGCGCGCACAGGACCGCGTCCTCGCGCTCGATACGCTCTACGTGAACTCGATGCTGCTTCTCCTGGTGTTTGGCATCCGCACCGGTAAGGTCATCTATTTCGAGGCCGCGCTGGTCATCGGCATGCTCGGCTTCGTCGCGACTGTCGCACTCGCCAAATTCCTTATGCGCGGGGAGGTGATCGAATGA